TTGGCTCCATCGGCAAATGGCTGATGGAAAAGTTAGATGAGCTTGCGGAAGGCTGTACAGAAACAGAGCTGAATCATTTAGAAGCTATTTTTCTGAATACCAGCCGCTATGAGTATATGTTTTGGGATATGGCATATAATCGCGAAGGCTGGCCAGTTTAAGCCAATCTCATAGGGCGTTTAAGGTAATTGCATTATTGGAAACAGTATGAGAAAGTAAAGGTGTATTTTCTATTGTCACGAAGTCGGAATAATGATGAAAGTTGGCGATACAGATGAACAATACAAAAAATGAATCTCGTATGTTAGCTAGAAGGATGGTAATCGGAATCGGTATGGCCATTTTGCTTAGCGGTATATTGACTAAACTTTTATTTTAAAATGAAAAATGTACGCTTTACCATCTTTGTTTGAAAAAGAAGATACATGTATCCTGCCACCTTCTTTTGTAAGCGATGTTATTTAGTTGAACAAAATTCAAAAAAGTAAAAAAGTTGGATAGACAATACACCGATTCATGGTAAAATAAAGAAAAAGTACGGAAGTCGGGTGAGACAGATGAAGCTTTGGTGGAGAAGAATAGCAGTTGTATTTATAACGATTCTGACGTTAGGAATCTACTCGCCCACTAATCTGCTGGAAGTGGATGCAGATAAACGGAGCGACAACAGTGTATCTTCTTCATCAGATATCGATACAGCATCTGTCATTAAAGAGGCCACCCAATCCTATATTGTCGAGGACGCAAGAGCATCCTATCTGAAGCATCTTCAAAAAGAAGCAAAGGTATTGAGCCTCGAGAAATTTGGACCAAAAATCACTGATAAGGTAGAGGATGAATTTGCTGCTGCTATTTTGCCGCAAATGGAAACCATGCTGGTTGACCTCGTTGAACATTCGGAAGCGTATAACGACATAGCTATTACAGAGAAACCTTCCAAAGGCTATGGAGAGCGCATGTTTAATGTTTCCAATAATCGTTCGGGTGAGACCTTGGTAAAGTTTCATGTCCGCCGTGAAAATAGACCATTAGAAGGGCATTATTTTCATTTTCATTACCACCTGAGCGAAGATGGTTTCCAAAAACATCATCCTATCGGAGATATTTACTGGGATAGAAATACACCGCCAAAATGGATGACATAAGAATGGAAACGTATCAGTACATGTAAAAAGGAAAGGCAGGGGGGCATATCATTTAGCGCTCCCTTGCCTTTCCTTTTTTATAGCAATGTATCAGTTTCTTCTAAGAATGTTCCAATTTTCCGGTCAAAAACAACTAAATCTGCATAATCATCTAAAGGTGTTTTCTCCTGGTTCACAATGACAAGTTTGGCACCATGTTGTTTTGCGATTTCCGGAAATTGATTGGCAGGTGTGACGGATAGCGAGGATCCTAATACGATAAATAAATCAGCTTTCTTTGCATGTTCAAAAGCAGATGAAAAGGCATCCTCGGGGAGCATTTCCCCAAATAATACAATAGAAGGTCTGAGTACGCCTCCGCAAGAACAATGATAATCTTCATTTATATAAGCAGAGCTATCATAGACTTTTCCGCAGCTCTGGCAATGCAACTTTTGCAGGGTTCCATGAAGTTCATGAACGTGTTTACTTCCTGCATCTTGATGAAAGCCATCGACATTTTGTGTAATGATTGCCTGGACAAGCCCCTTATTCTCCCAATCGGCAAGAATATGATGACCTTGATGCGGACTAACTTCTGTAACACCAAGAACCCGCTCACGGTAAAATTCGATAAAATCTTCTACGTGATGATTTAACGCATCCACACTGGCGATTCTGCTTGGATCTTTCTTTCGCCAAAGTCCCCGGTTGGTAGAGCGGAAATCAGGCAGTCCGCTTTCTGTAGACATTCCTGCACCAGTGAAAACAACAGTGTGATTGGAATCTTTTAACCATTCATGAAGCATCGAGACCCCTCCTCTTCTATATATTTTCTATTATACAGATTGTTGCGGTGATATGCGACTAATATTGACAGGTAAAATAGAATATGGTATTCATGTAATAGAGGTTTAGCACTCTATGATTGAGAGTGCTAAAAACAGAAAAAAAGGAGAGAGCAGATAATGGCAAAGCATGAGTTTAAAGCAGAATCACAGAAATTATTAGATATGGTTATCCATTCCATCTATTCCCAGCGGGAGATTTTCTTGCGTGAATTAATCTCCAACGCCAGTGATGCCATTGACAAAATTTATTATAAAGCATTAACAGATGATTCTTTAACATTCGACCAAAATAATTACTATATTAAACTGACTCCTAATAAAGAAAATCGTACATTAACTGTAGTGGACACAGGCATCGGGATGACAAAAGAAGAATTGGAAGACAACCTCGGCGTGATTGCAAAAAGCGGTTCCCATACCTTTAAATCAGAAAATGAAATTAAAGACGGGTATGATATTATCGGCCAATTTGGTGTCGGTTTTTATGCGGCATTTATGGTTGCAGACAAAGTCACCGTACTTACCAAATCCATTGATAGCGAAGAAGGGTATAAATGGGTTTCCCAAGGATCAGACGGCTATACGATTACACCAATTGACCGCGAACAGGTTGGAACAGAAATTATTCTGGAATTAAAGGAAAACCAGGAAGAGGAAAACTACGACGAATTTTTAGAAGCGTCTACATTAAAACAGATCGTCAAGAAATACTCTGACTTTATCCGCTATCCGATTAAAATGGATGTTACGGAAAGCAAGCTGAAAGAAGGAACAGAAGACGAATATGAAGATGTGATTGAAGAACAGACGTTGAATACAATGGTTCCTATCTGGAAGAAGAATAAAAGTGAGCTGACGGATGAAGATTACACCAACTTCTATCAGGAAAAACGGTACGGATTTGATCAGCCGTTGCGTCATATCCATATTAACGTTGACGGAGCAGTCCGTTACAATGCAATTCTGTATATTCCGGAGCAGCCGCCATTTAACTACTATTCCAGAGAATTTGAAAAAGGATTGGAACTCTATTCCAATGGCGTATTAATTATGGAAAAATGTGCTGATTTACTGCCGGACTACTTCAGCTTTGTGAAGGGGATAGTAGATTCAGAGGATCTATCTTTAAATATTTCCAGGGAAATGTTGCAGCATGACCGTCAACTGAAAATTATTGCGAAAAATATCCATAAGAAAATCAAACAGCAGCTGCTCAGTATGCTCCGTGATGAGCGTGACAAGTATGAAACCTTCTTTAAAGCATTTGGCCAGCAAATTAAATTTGGTGTTTACAGTGACTTTGGCCAGCATAAAGAGGACCTGCAGGATCTGCTGCTATTCTATTCTTCTACAGAGAAGAAGCTGGTAACGCTAGAGGAATATGTGTCACGGATGCCGGAAGATCAAAAATATATTTATTATGCTTCTGGAGATTCCAACGAGCGTATTGCAAAGCTGCCGCAAACGGAAATTGTTGCAGATAAAGGCTATGAAATTCTTTATTTCACAGATGAAGTGGATGAATTTGCGATTAAAATGCTGATGCAATATCAGGATAAAGAATTCCGTTCTGTGTCCAGCGGCGACCTTGGTATTGAAGAGGAAGAAAAAGAGGAAGAGAAGGAAGAAACAGAAAGCCATCAAGCGTTATTACAAGCAATGAAAGAAGTACTTGGTGACAAAGTGAAGGATGTACGAGTTTCGAAACGACTGAAATCCTATCCGGTTGTGCTTTCTGCAGATGGTGAAATTTCCTTGGAGATGGAGAAAATTATTAATGCAATGCCGGATAATCAGCAGATCCAGGCTGACAAAGTATTGGAAATCAATGTCGATCATAATATTTTTAAAGCATTGGAAGAAGCGCAAGGAAATGATCAGGATAAATTGGAACTATATACCAACTTGCTTTACAACCAGGCGTTATTAATTGAAGGGCTGCCGATTGAGGACCCAGTAGCGTTTACGAAAGACATGAGTAAGATTATGGTTTGATGAAAGAAACATCGTGTGGGAGGCGGTTCTCTTACACGATGTTTTTCTTACACATCTCTACTTTATCTCTCCACCTTATATCCGCTTCATTAAGGTGATATCCATACTGTTTGTAAACAACAGATTTTATGTCAAACCTGGAAGCAGCAGAAATCATTTTAGAAATGTTCACATTTTCAGGTTATGAAATGACAGGAACGGGGAATAAAATGGTTAAGTCGGAAAATAAATAAAACAGTACTCTTTTATTGAAAAAGCTGTTTATTTAAGAAGGAAAAGGAAACACTAAAGCAATAGGCTGTTTGCCATAGAACCGTCACATTTCATAAAAAAAGTGACACGATGTCATGAAAA
The nucleotide sequence above comes from Oceanobacillus timonensis. Encoded proteins:
- a CDS encoding NAD-dependent protein deacylase — protein: MLHEWLKDSNHTVVFTGAGMSTESGLPDFRSTNRGLWRKKDPSRIASVDALNHHVEDFIEFYRERVLGVTEVSPHQGHHILADWENKGLVQAIITQNVDGFHQDAGSKHVHELHGTLQKLHCQSCGKVYDSSAYINEDYHCSCGGVLRPSIVLFGEMLPEDAFSSAFEHAKKADLFIVLGSSLSVTPANQFPEIAKQHGAKLVIVNQEKTPLDDYADLVVFDRKIGTFLEETDTLL
- the htpG gene encoding molecular chaperone HtpG — its product is MAKHEFKAESQKLLDMVIHSIYSQREIFLRELISNASDAIDKIYYKALTDDSLTFDQNNYYIKLTPNKENRTLTVVDTGIGMTKEELEDNLGVIAKSGSHTFKSENEIKDGYDIIGQFGVGFYAAFMVADKVTVLTKSIDSEEGYKWVSQGSDGYTITPIDREQVGTEIILELKENQEEENYDEFLEASTLKQIVKKYSDFIRYPIKMDVTESKLKEGTEDEYEDVIEEQTLNTMVPIWKKNKSELTDEDYTNFYQEKRYGFDQPLRHIHINVDGAVRYNAILYIPEQPPFNYYSREFEKGLELYSNGVLIMEKCADLLPDYFSFVKGIVDSEDLSLNISREMLQHDRQLKIIAKNIHKKIKQQLLSMLRDERDKYETFFKAFGQQIKFGVYSDFGQHKEDLQDLLLFYSSTEKKLVTLEEYVSRMPEDQKYIYYASGDSNERIAKLPQTEIVADKGYEILYFTDEVDEFAIKMLMQYQDKEFRSVSSGDLGIEEEEKEEEKEETESHQALLQAMKEVLGDKVKDVRVSKRLKSYPVVLSADGEISLEMEKIINAMPDNQQIQADKVLEINVDHNIFKALEEAQGNDQDKLELYTNLLYNQALLIEGLPIEDPVAFTKDMSKIMV
- a CDS encoding YpjP family protein gives rise to the protein MKLWWRRIAVVFITILTLGIYSPTNLLEVDADKRSDNSVSSSSDIDTASVIKEATQSYIVEDARASYLKHLQKEAKVLSLEKFGPKITDKVEDEFAAAILPQMETMLVDLVEHSEAYNDIAITEKPSKGYGERMFNVSNNRSGETLVKFHVRRENRPLEGHYFHFHYHLSEDGFQKHHPIGDIYWDRNTPPKWMT